One Malus domestica chromosome 11, GDT2T_hap1 genomic region harbors:
- the LOC103447829 gene encoding DNA repair protein RAD51 homolog 2 isoform X1, producing the protein MANKLINQMGLPKSIANVFTARNITTAKEALSLTEFELMEVLDVNLAEVTSAIARISEITCPPYQTVLSLMEQQVQKEHNGGHLSTRLKGLDDALCGGIPFGVLTELVGPAGIGKTQFCLKLALLASLPEAYGGLDGRVIYIDVESKFSSRRMIEIGSKSFPEIFHKKGMAQEMAGRILVMRPTSLSEFTESLQQLKISLLQNQVKLLIIDSMAALVAGEQGQGAPRQHLLGWHISFIKSLAEFSRIPIVVTNQVRSQIHDEACQYAFQGRIVWSNCEILHMNYECNISYSAVQHREKALHEHTEYDSHLVAALGIHWAHAVTIRLVLDSKSGKRFIKLAKSPISPPLAFAFNITSSGISLLSDGGIELTGPEINTIHCQGHSDIINFDGKRFQ; encoded by the exons ATGGCGAACAAGCTCATCAACCAGATGGGCCTCCCCAAATCCATCGCCAACGTTTTCACCGCTCGTAACATCACCACCGCCAAG GAAGCTCTGTCGTTAACCGAATTCGAATTAATGGAGGTATTAGATGTGAATTTGGCAGAAGTCACGTCTGCGATAGCCCGCATCAGTGAAATCACATGTCCTCCCTATCAAACC GTGCTAAGTCTAATGGAGCAACAGGTTCAGAAGGAACACAATGGCGGTCACCTTTCGACGCGCCTCAAAGGCCTAGACGATGCCTTGTGTGGTGGCATTCCATTTGGGGTTTTGACAGAGTTGGTTGGTCCTGCTGGCATTGGCAAAACACAG TTCTGTCTGAAGCTTGCATTGTTGGCTTCGTTGCCAGAAGCTTATGGAGGTTTAGATGGTCGGGTAATATACATCGATGTAGAATCCAAATTTAGTTCGAGAAG GATGATAGAAATTGGATCAAAGAGTTTCCCAGAAATATTTCACAAGAAAGGAATGGCACAAGAG ATGGCTGGTAGGATTCTTGTTATGCGGCCGACATCACTTTCTGAGTTCACTGAGAG TTTGCAACAACTCAAGATCTCACTCCTTCAAAACCAAGTGAAGTTGCTAATTATTGATAGCATGGCTGCTCTTGTTGCAGG GGAACAGGGGCAGGGCGCACCTAGGCAGCATCTACTGGGTTGGCATATTTCCTTTATTAA GTCACTTGCTGAATTTTCACGCATCCCTATTGTTGTTACGAACCAAGTGAGATCTCAAATTCATGATGAAGCCTGCCAGTATGCTTTTCAAGGTAGGATAGTTTGGTCAAATTGTGAGATTCTTCATATGAATTATGAATGTAATATATCTTACTCTGCAGTGCAGCACAGGGAAAAAGCATTACATGAACATACAGAATATGATTCTCATCTTGTTGCTGCTTTGGGGATTCACTGGGCTCATGCTGTGACCATACGTCTTGTGCTTGATTCTAAATCTG GGAAGAGGTTCATCAAGCTGGCAAAGTCTCCGATATCACCCCCTCTGGCCTTCGCGTTCAACATAACATCATCTGGAATCTCATTGCTAAGCGATGGTGGAATAGAACTGACAGGACCAGAGATAAACACAATTCATTGCCAAG GACACAGCGACATAATTAATTTTGACGGGAAAAGGTTTCAGTGA
- the LOC103447829 gene encoding DNA repair protein RAD51 homolog 2 isoform X4 has translation MANKLINQMGLPKSIANVFTARNITTAKVLSLMEQQVQKEHNGGHLSTRLKGLDDALCGGIPFGVLTELVGPAGIGKTQFCLKLALLASLPEAYGGLDGRVIYIDVESKFSSRRMIEIGSKSFPEIFHKKGMAQEMAGRILVMRPTSLSEFTESLQQLKISLLQNQVKLLIIDSMAALVAGEQGQGAPRQHLLGWHISFIKSLAEFSRIPIVVTNQVRSQIHDEACQYAFQVQHREKALHEHTEYDSHLVAALGIHWAHAVTIRLVLDSKSGKRFIKLAKSPISPPLAFAFNITSSGISLLSDGGIELTGPEINTIHCQGHSDIINFDGKRFQ, from the exons ATGGCGAACAAGCTCATCAACCAGATGGGCCTCCCCAAATCCATCGCCAACGTTTTCACCGCTCGTAACATCACCACCGCCAAG GTGCTAAGTCTAATGGAGCAACAGGTTCAGAAGGAACACAATGGCGGTCACCTTTCGACGCGCCTCAAAGGCCTAGACGATGCCTTGTGTGGTGGCATTCCATTTGGGGTTTTGACAGAGTTGGTTGGTCCTGCTGGCATTGGCAAAACACAG TTCTGTCTGAAGCTTGCATTGTTGGCTTCGTTGCCAGAAGCTTATGGAGGTTTAGATGGTCGGGTAATATACATCGATGTAGAATCCAAATTTAGTTCGAGAAG GATGATAGAAATTGGATCAAAGAGTTTCCCAGAAATATTTCACAAGAAAGGAATGGCACAAGAG ATGGCTGGTAGGATTCTTGTTATGCGGCCGACATCACTTTCTGAGTTCACTGAGAG TTTGCAACAACTCAAGATCTCACTCCTTCAAAACCAAGTGAAGTTGCTAATTATTGATAGCATGGCTGCTCTTGTTGCAGG GGAACAGGGGCAGGGCGCACCTAGGCAGCATCTACTGGGTTGGCATATTTCCTTTATTAA GTCACTTGCTGAATTTTCACGCATCCCTATTGTTGTTACGAACCAAGTGAGATCTCAAATTCATGATGAAGCCTGCCAGTATGCTTTTCAAG TGCAGCACAGGGAAAAAGCATTACATGAACATACAGAATATGATTCTCATCTTGTTGCTGCTTTGGGGATTCACTGGGCTCATGCTGTGACCATACGTCTTGTGCTTGATTCTAAATCTG GGAAGAGGTTCATCAAGCTGGCAAAGTCTCCGATATCACCCCCTCTGGCCTTCGCGTTCAACATAACATCATCTGGAATCTCATTGCTAAGCGATGGTGGAATAGAACTGACAGGACCAGAGATAAACACAATTCATTGCCAAG GACACAGCGACATAATTAATTTTGACGGGAAAAGGTTTCAGTGA
- the LOC103447829 gene encoding DNA repair protein RAD51 homolog 2 isoform X3, whose amino-acid sequence MANKLINQMGLPKSIANVFTARNITTAKVLSLMEQQVQKEHNGGHLSTRLKGLDDALCGGIPFGVLTELVGPAGIGKTQFCLKLALLASLPEAYGGLDGRVIYIDVESKFSSRRMIEIGSKSFPEIFHKKGMAQEMAGRILVMRPTSLSEFTESLQQLKISLLQNQVKLLIIDSMAALVAGEQGQGAPRQHLLGWHISFIKSLAEFSRIPIVVTNQVRSQIHDEACQYAFQGRIVWSNCEILHMNYECNISYSAVQHREKALHEHTEYDSHLVAALGIHWAHAVTIRLVLDSKSGKRFIKLAKSPISPPLAFAFNITSSGISLLSDGGIELTGPEINTIHCQGHSDIINFDGKRFQ is encoded by the exons ATGGCGAACAAGCTCATCAACCAGATGGGCCTCCCCAAATCCATCGCCAACGTTTTCACCGCTCGTAACATCACCACCGCCAAG GTGCTAAGTCTAATGGAGCAACAGGTTCAGAAGGAACACAATGGCGGTCACCTTTCGACGCGCCTCAAAGGCCTAGACGATGCCTTGTGTGGTGGCATTCCATTTGGGGTTTTGACAGAGTTGGTTGGTCCTGCTGGCATTGGCAAAACACAG TTCTGTCTGAAGCTTGCATTGTTGGCTTCGTTGCCAGAAGCTTATGGAGGTTTAGATGGTCGGGTAATATACATCGATGTAGAATCCAAATTTAGTTCGAGAAG GATGATAGAAATTGGATCAAAGAGTTTCCCAGAAATATTTCACAAGAAAGGAATGGCACAAGAG ATGGCTGGTAGGATTCTTGTTATGCGGCCGACATCACTTTCTGAGTTCACTGAGAG TTTGCAACAACTCAAGATCTCACTCCTTCAAAACCAAGTGAAGTTGCTAATTATTGATAGCATGGCTGCTCTTGTTGCAGG GGAACAGGGGCAGGGCGCACCTAGGCAGCATCTACTGGGTTGGCATATTTCCTTTATTAA GTCACTTGCTGAATTTTCACGCATCCCTATTGTTGTTACGAACCAAGTGAGATCTCAAATTCATGATGAAGCCTGCCAGTATGCTTTTCAAGGTAGGATAGTTTGGTCAAATTGTGAGATTCTTCATATGAATTATGAATGTAATATATCTTACTCTGCAGTGCAGCACAGGGAAAAAGCATTACATGAACATACAGAATATGATTCTCATCTTGTTGCTGCTTTGGGGATTCACTGGGCTCATGCTGTGACCATACGTCTTGTGCTTGATTCTAAATCTG GGAAGAGGTTCATCAAGCTGGCAAAGTCTCCGATATCACCCCCTCTGGCCTTCGCGTTCAACATAACATCATCTGGAATCTCATTGCTAAGCGATGGTGGAATAGAACTGACAGGACCAGAGATAAACACAATTCATTGCCAAG GACACAGCGACATAATTAATTTTGACGGGAAAAGGTTTCAGTGA
- the LOC103447829 gene encoding DNA repair protein RAD51 homolog 2 isoform X2 — protein sequence MANKLINQMGLPKSIANVFTARNITTAKEALSLTEFELMEVLDVNLAEVTSAIARISEITCPPYQTVLSLMEQQVQKEHNGGHLSTRLKGLDDALCGGIPFGVLTELVGPAGIGKTQFCLKLALLASLPEAYGGLDGRVIYIDVESKFSSRRMIEIGSKSFPEIFHKKGMAQEMAGRILVMRPTSLSEFTESLQQLKISLLQNQVKLLIIDSMAALVAGEQGQGAPRQHLLGWHISFIKSLAEFSRIPIVVTNQVRSQIHDEACQYAFQVQHREKALHEHTEYDSHLVAALGIHWAHAVTIRLVLDSKSGKRFIKLAKSPISPPLAFAFNITSSGISLLSDGGIELTGPEINTIHCQGHSDIINFDGKRFQ from the exons ATGGCGAACAAGCTCATCAACCAGATGGGCCTCCCCAAATCCATCGCCAACGTTTTCACCGCTCGTAACATCACCACCGCCAAG GAAGCTCTGTCGTTAACCGAATTCGAATTAATGGAGGTATTAGATGTGAATTTGGCAGAAGTCACGTCTGCGATAGCCCGCATCAGTGAAATCACATGTCCTCCCTATCAAACC GTGCTAAGTCTAATGGAGCAACAGGTTCAGAAGGAACACAATGGCGGTCACCTTTCGACGCGCCTCAAAGGCCTAGACGATGCCTTGTGTGGTGGCATTCCATTTGGGGTTTTGACAGAGTTGGTTGGTCCTGCTGGCATTGGCAAAACACAG TTCTGTCTGAAGCTTGCATTGTTGGCTTCGTTGCCAGAAGCTTATGGAGGTTTAGATGGTCGGGTAATATACATCGATGTAGAATCCAAATTTAGTTCGAGAAG GATGATAGAAATTGGATCAAAGAGTTTCCCAGAAATATTTCACAAGAAAGGAATGGCACAAGAG ATGGCTGGTAGGATTCTTGTTATGCGGCCGACATCACTTTCTGAGTTCACTGAGAG TTTGCAACAACTCAAGATCTCACTCCTTCAAAACCAAGTGAAGTTGCTAATTATTGATAGCATGGCTGCTCTTGTTGCAGG GGAACAGGGGCAGGGCGCACCTAGGCAGCATCTACTGGGTTGGCATATTTCCTTTATTAA GTCACTTGCTGAATTTTCACGCATCCCTATTGTTGTTACGAACCAAGTGAGATCTCAAATTCATGATGAAGCCTGCCAGTATGCTTTTCAAG TGCAGCACAGGGAAAAAGCATTACATGAACATACAGAATATGATTCTCATCTTGTTGCTGCTTTGGGGATTCACTGGGCTCATGCTGTGACCATACGTCTTGTGCTTGATTCTAAATCTG GGAAGAGGTTCATCAAGCTGGCAAAGTCTCCGATATCACCCCCTCTGGCCTTCGCGTTCAACATAACATCATCTGGAATCTCATTGCTAAGCGATGGTGGAATAGAACTGACAGGACCAGAGATAAACACAATTCATTGCCAAG GACACAGCGACATAATTAATTTTGACGGGAAAAGGTTTCAGTGA